Sequence from the Undibacterium piscinae genome:
AACTTCGCGTGCACCAGTATTGTCAGCTACTTCTAGCCGGCTTTCTGTTTGAATCATAATGTTCTCTTTCCCAACTTAACCCACACAACTCGCACTATGCAAATTTGCAGTCAGTTTTGGTCCCGCCAGCCAACTCAATTGTCGTCGGAATCAAAACCAACAATGCACGAGTCAACCGATTAGGTGGACGAATTTTAACCACTTCCACAACACCGAGAGGTGCCGCAAAAGGCATTTAGGCTGTTATTTGCATACTCTACAAATAACAGCCCATCATTATTACATCAAAAAACTATTTGTGCAATAAATTTATACAACCTGTGCGACTTGAACCACACGTGTCACTGTCCAAGCTTTAGTCTTGGAAATAGGACGACCTTCTTGAATCTCAACGGTGTCTCCAGCCTTTGCCTGGTTTGCCTCATCATGTGCATGATACTTAGCAGAGCGCATGATAATCTTACCGTACAAAGGATGTTTAACGTGACGCTCAACGACCACAGTTACGGTCTTGTTCATCTTGTCAGAAACAACCTTGCCAATCAATGTGCGCTTCAGTGCGACTTTAACTTGATCGTTCATTATTTGGCATCCTTCTGATTCATGACTGTCTTAACACGTGCGATGTCACGACGTACTTTTTTCAACTGTGAAGTATTATTCAGTTGTTGCGTAGCGATTTGCATACGCAGACTAAATTGAGCCTTCAACAATTCATTCAGTTCTTTAGTCAAAGCTACTGGATCTTTGCCTTGGAGTTCAGATACTTTCATTTACAACTCCCTTATTGGCCGACTTGACGCACGACGAACGTAGTCAATAACGGCAGTTTAGCAGCGGCCAAGCGGAACGCTTCGCGCGCCAACGTCTCATCGACGCCATCCATTTCATACAACATTTTACCTGGTTGAATCTCGGCAACGTAGTACTCAGGATTACCCTTACCATTACCCATACGAACTTCAGCAGGTTTTTGCGAGATTGGCTTATCTGGGAAAATACGAATCCAGATACGACCACCACGTTTAATGTGGCGAGTCATAGCGCGACGCGCTGCCTCAATTTGACGGGCAGTAATACGACCACGACCAATTGCCTTCAATCCAAATTCACCGAAAGAAACAGCTGTACCACGGTCATGCGAGATGCCCTTGTTACGGCCTTTTTGCTCTTTACGATACTTTCTGCGTGCTGGTTGCAGCATGATTATTCTCCTGCTTTCTCAGCCGGCGCTGCCGCAACACCCGCAGGTTTAGCGTGAACACGCTTCGCTGCAGGGGCTGCTACACCAGCTGGAGTTTGACCTTCAGGGCGCTTGGCACGAGGACGGCCACTTGGTTTGCCATCATCACGACGAGGTCCACGACGTTTCTTGTCATCTTCCGGAGTGGATTCAATAACTGGAGCGTCGCCGTTTGGCAAACGATCACCCTTATAAACCCATACCTTAACGCCAATAATACCGTAGGTTGTCGATGCTTCGCTAAAGCCATAATCGATATCAGCACGCAATGTATGCAGAGGTACGCGACCTTCACGATACCATTCTTTACGTGCAATTTCGATACCATTCAAACGGCCGCTTGACATGATCTTGATACCCTTAGCACCCAAACGCATAGCATTTTGCATCGCGCGCTTCATTGCGCGACGGAACATGATACGCTTTTCGAGTTGCTGAGAAATGGAATCGGCGATCAGCTGCGCATCGATTTCTGGCTTACGAATCTCTTCGATATTGACATGTACAGGTACGCCCATGATTTTGGCGAGTTCTGTTTTCAACAGTTCAATATCTTCGCCTTTTTTACCAATAACAACACCTGGACGGGAGCTGTAAATAGTAATACGGGCATTCTTTGCAGGACGCTCAATAGTAATACGACCTACGGATGCGTTCTTCAGTTTTTTCTTCAGGTATTCACGTACACGCAAATCTTCAAGCAGCATGGTAGCAAAATTACCATTGCCAGCATACCAACGTGAAGACCAGTTACGCGTTACCGCAAGACGAAAACCGGTTGGATGTATCTTCTGTCCCATCGTGACTCCTTAGTTACCGACAGTCACGTAGATGTGACAGGATTGTTTAGAGATACGATCGCCACGACCTTTTGCACGCGCTGTGAAACGCTTCAAGATCGTACCTTTTTCGACATAAATAACTTTTACCTTCAGCTCGTCGATGTCCGCGCCATCATTATGTTCGGCGTTTGCAATTGCAGACTCCAAAACTTTCTTGATGATCGTTGCACCTTTTTTAGGGCTGAATGCCAAGATATTCAATGCCTGATCTACTTTTTTACCACGGATAAGATCTGCCACAAGGCGACCTTTTTGCTCGGACAGACGCACACCGCGCAGAATTGCTTTAGTTTCCATCATAGCACCTATCTCTTAGCCTTTTTATCGGCGGCGTGACCCTTGAACGTACGAGTCAACGCGAATTCGCCAAGTTTATGACCAACCATGTTTTCGGACACATAAACTGGTACGTGTTGCTTACCGTTATGCACCGCAATGGTCAAACCGATGAAGTCCGGCATAATTGTCGAACGACGTGACCACGTTTTAATTGGCTTTTTGTCTTTAATTGCTTGCGCAGCTTCGACTTTTTTCACCAGGTGGGCGTCGCAAAACGGCCCTTTTTTCGCTGAGCGTGTCATGTTTTATCCCTTATTTCTTACCACGGCGTGAGACGATCATCGAAGTCGTACGCTTATTGCGACGAGTCTTCTTGCCCTTGGTTTGCTGACCCCATGGAGAAACTGGATGACGACCCGCTGCGGTTTTACCTTCACCACCACCGTGTGGGTGATCGACCGGATTCATAACCACACCGCGAACGGTAGGACGAACACCGCGCCAACGCATAGCACCAGCTTTACCAATCTTACGCAGATTGTGCTCACCGTTACCGACTTCACCGATAGTTGCACGGCATTCGATATGAATACGACGAACTTCACCAGAACGCAGACGAACTTGAGCGTAGATACCCTCACGAGCCATCAAAACAACACCAGCACCTGCAGTACGGGCGATTTGAGCACCCTTACCTGGCAACATTTCGACGCAATGCATCGTTGTACCAACTGGAATGTTGCGGATAGGCATACAGTTACCAGATTTGATAGGCGCTTGCGAACCATTCATAACCTGATCACCGGCAGCCATACCTTTAGTAGCGATGATGTACTGACGCTCACCATCCGCATAGCACAACAAAGCAATGTGCGCTGTACGGTTAGGATCGTATTCAATACGCTCTACTTTAGCTGGAATACCATCTTTAGTGCGCTTGAAATCAACCAAACGATAGTGCTGCTTATGACCACCGCCGATGTGGCGAGTAGTGATGTGACCGTTATTATTACGACCAGCAGTTTTGGATTTCTTTTCTAACAAAGCGGCAAACGGACGACCCTTATGCAGGCCCTCTGTAACCACTTTTACCATACCACGACGACCAGGCGAGGTTGGCTTGACTTTAACGAGTGCCATTATTATGCCCCCTCGGTGAAGTTAATTTCCTGACCTTCTTTCAAGCATACAAAAGCGCGTTTTGTATGATTGCGACGGCCATTAAATTTACCGGTACGTTTTTGCTTACCCAGGCGATTGGCAACTTGCACAGACTCAACCTGAACCTTAAATAACAGCTCAACTGCAGCTTTAATTTCTGGTTTAGTTGCATCAGGCATTACCAAGAAAACGACTTGTTCGTTTTTCTCAGCAACCATTGTTGCTTTTTCAGAAATAACTGGAGCCAGCAACACCTTCATCAGGCGCTCTTCGCTATGCTTAACTACTGCGTTCATGCCAGCATCTCCTCAATCTTTGCCAATGCCAGCTTGGTGATCAACACTTTCTTGTAAAATACCAAAGAAACTGGATCAGCATAACGCGGCTCAACAACCAAAACGTTAACCAAGTTACGCGCTGCCAACATCAGGTTTTCATTGAATTCTTCAGTGATAACCAGAACTGAATCAAGACAACCCATTGCTTTCAACTTCTCAGACAATAATTTTGTCTTAGGAGCTTCAACAACCAAGCTATCAACCACGCACAAACGACCTTCACGAGCCAACTGAGAAAGGATCGAGCACATACCGGCGCGATACATCTTCTTGTTAACTTTGTGTGAGAAATTCTCGTCAGGAGAATTAGGGAATGCACGTCCGCCGCCGCGCCACAGTGGCGAGGAAGACATACCAGCACGCGCGCGACCAGTACCTTTTTGACGCCAAGGCTTCTTGGTTGTGTGATGAACTTCATCACGACCCAATTGCTTGCGATTTGCACTACGGGCATTTGCCTGGAATGCAACAACGACTTGATGAATCAAGGCTTCGTTGTAATCACGAGCAAAAATAGTGTCCGCTGCAGCAACGTTAGAGCCAGATTGACCCTCTGCATTTAGGAGCTTCAGTTCCATAGATTAAGCTCCCTTCTTAGTTTTAACTTTAATAGCAGGCAAAACAATTACCTGACCATTTTTTGCACCCGGAATCGCACCCTTTACCAGCAACAACTGACGCTCAGCATCAACGCGAGCGATTACCAGATTTTGCACAGTACGGTTAACGTCACCCAAGTGACCAGTCATACGCTTACCAGGAAAAACACGACCTGGATCTTGCGCCATACCGATAGAACCTGGAACGTTATGCGAACGCGAGTTACCATGAGTCGCACGACCAGAAGCGAAGTGATAACGTTTGATAACGCCAGCATAACCCTTACCGATTGTAACGCCCTGCACGTCAACTTTCTGACCAACTTCGAACAAGCCAACTGGCACCACATCACCAGCCTTCAGTTCAGAAGCTTTAGCAGCATCCACACGGAATTCTTTTAACACTGTACCAGCTTCAACACCCGCTTTTGCAAGGTGACCGGCAGCCGCTTTTGTTACACGGGATGCGCGGCGCTGACCGAAAGTTACCTGAACAGCGGAATAGCCATCTGTTTCAGGAGTTTTTATTTGTGTCACGCGGTTGTTTGATACATCTAATACTGTGACTGGAATTGAATCACCATCATCAGTAAAAATACGCATCATACCAACCTTGCGACCTACTAGGCCCAAGCTCATTGTTTTCTCCATTCCCGCCTACGATTGGGCGGGGCTGACGTTTAAAAGACTTA
This genomic interval carries:
- the rpsQ gene encoding 30S ribosomal protein S17, yielding MNDQVKVALKRTLIGKVVSDKMNKTVTVVVERHVKHPLYGKIIMRSAKYHAHDEANQAKAGDTVEIQEGRPISKTKAWTVTRVVQVAQVV
- the rpmC gene encoding 50S ribosomal protein L29 encodes the protein MKVSELQGKDPVALTKELNELLKAQFSLRMQIATQQLNNTSQLKKVRRDIARVKTVMNQKDAK
- the rplP gene encoding 50S ribosomal protein L16, coding for MLQPARRKYRKEQKGRNKGISHDRGTAVSFGEFGLKAIGRGRITARQIEAARRAMTRHIKRGGRIWIRIFPDKPISQKPAEVRMGNGKGNPEYYVAEIQPGKMLYEMDGVDETLAREAFRLAAAKLPLLTTFVVRQVGQ
- the rpsC gene encoding 30S ribosomal protein S3, producing MGQKIHPTGFRLAVTRNWSSRWYAGNGNFATMLLEDLRVREYLKKKLKNASVGRITIERPAKNARITIYSSRPGVVIGKKGEDIELLKTELAKIMGVPVHVNIEEIRKPEIDAQLIADSISQQLEKRIMFRRAMKRAMQNAMRLGAKGIKIMSSGRLNGIEIARKEWYREGRVPLHTLRADIDYGFSEASTTYGIIGVKVWVYKGDRLPNGDAPVIESTPEDDKKRRGPRRDDGKPSGRPRAKRPEGQTPAGVAAPAAKRVHAKPAGVAAAPAEKAGE
- the rplV gene encoding 50S ribosomal protein L22, encoding METKAILRGVRLSEQKGRLVADLIRGKKVDQALNILAFSPKKGATIIKKVLESAIANAEHNDGADIDELKVKVIYVEKGTILKRFTARAKGRGDRISKQSCHIYVTVGN
- the rpsS gene encoding 30S ribosomal protein S19, whose amino-acid sequence is MTRSAKKGPFCDAHLVKKVEAAQAIKDKKPIKTWSRRSTIMPDFIGLTIAVHNGKQHVPVYVSENMVGHKLGEFALTRTFKGHAADKKAKR
- the rplB gene encoding 50S ribosomal protein L2; this encodes MALVKVKPTSPGRRGMVKVVTEGLHKGRPFAALLEKKSKTAGRNNNGHITTRHIGGGHKQHYRLVDFKRTKDGIPAKVERIEYDPNRTAHIALLCYADGERQYIIATKGMAAGDQVMNGSQAPIKSGNCMPIRNIPVGTTMHCVEMLPGKGAQIARTAGAGVVLMAREGIYAQVRLRSGEVRRIHIECRATIGEVGNGEHNLRKIGKAGAMRWRGVRPTVRGVVMNPVDHPHGGGEGKTAAGRHPVSPWGQQTKGKKTRRNKRTTSMIVSRRGKK
- the rplW gene encoding 50S ribosomal protein L23 — its product is MNAVVKHSEERLMKVLLAPVISEKATMVAEKNEQVVFLVMPDATKPEIKAAVELLFKVQVESVQVANRLGKQKRTGKFNGRRNHTKRAFVCLKEGQEINFTEGA
- the rplD gene encoding 50S ribosomal protein L4, which encodes MELKLLNAEGQSGSNVAAADTIFARDYNEALIHQVVVAFQANARSANRKQLGRDEVHHTTKKPWRQKGTGRARAGMSSSPLWRGGGRAFPNSPDENFSHKVNKKMYRAGMCSILSQLAREGRLCVVDSLVVEAPKTKLLSEKLKAMGCLDSVLVITEEFNENLMLAARNLVNVLVVEPRYADPVSLVFYKKVLITKLALAKIEEMLA
- the rplC gene encoding 50S ribosomal protein L3 yields the protein MSLGLVGRKVGMMRIFTDDGDSIPVTVLDVSNNRVTQIKTPETDGYSAVQVTFGQRRASRVTKAAAGHLAKAGVEAGTVLKEFRVDAAKASELKAGDVVPVGLFEVGQKVDVQGVTIGKGYAGVIKRYHFASGRATHGNSRSHNVPGSIGMAQDPGRVFPGKRMTGHLGDVNRTVQNLVIARVDAERQLLLVKGAIPGAKNGQVIVLPAIKVKTKKGA